One Aegilops tauschii subsp. strangulata cultivar AL8/78 chromosome 7, Aet v6.0, whole genome shotgun sequence genomic window carries:
- the LOC109773508 gene encoding uncharacterized protein — MFEDFLEDADEWYHPDAPELASPRAVDALRARFRRSCPALDDARCGHLRPGDQLCLACDMHGGEIKYYDAVLEAVEKAPHRTVDREERCACRFTVRWTEGPRRGCWDKVGVEVVCCVQESPIQDPVLTEFLDDVAKRFGDDQGKATVASQPAPSGEGESAPVSSLTYSSSSLSYSF, encoded by the exons ATGTTCGAGGATTTCCTTGAGGACGCGGACGAGTGGTACCATCCGGACGCGCCCGAGCTGGCCTCCCCGCGCGCCGTGGACGCGCTGCGCGCGAGGTTCCGCCGGTCGTGCCCCGCCCTCGACGACGCCCGCTGTGGCCATCTCCGCCCGGGCGACCAGCTCTGCCTCGCCTGCGATATGCACGGCGGCGAGATCAAATACTACGACGCCGTCCTCGAGGCC GTAGAGAAGGCACCTCACCGCACCGTGGACCGCGAGGAGCGGTGCGCGTGCCGTTTCACGGTGAGATGGACGGAGGGGCCGCGCCGCGGTTGCTGGGACAAGGTGGGCGTCGAGGTGGTATGCTGCGTGCAGGAGTCACCGATCCAAGATCCGGTGCTGACCGAGTTCCTGGACGATGTGGCAAAACGGTTCGGCGACGACCAAGGGAAGGCGACGGTGGCGTCTCAGCCAGCCCCGAGCGGCGAGGGGGAAAGTGCGCCGGTGTCCAGCCTCACATACTCCtcgagtagcttgtcttattctTTTTAA